The following are from one region of the Paenibacillus sabinae T27 genome:
- a CDS encoding O-antigen ligase family protein — MKKFTLYFFVLFLFSSLYLTEKFNSLGSIAISIVICIIFPFVIMSKKEKIKVHSSSLFLIYGFLTACGISSLYNADIKIMLNAGIFFLLYLSSMSVVPSYEKVDINKTIFNSILISQLPIIILPIIISGVNTIPYRGIFYNPNSFGSVVSVVFVTLLSIVISKIERIITKRTDKRGKRNLVFHLLSMFLLFFLVILSGSRTSTLAAGLSVIAGALFLTLRLIKARKFWSSLIKTTFFSFLGAVVLYFLARFTPFYNYLYLNILYKFERKSMHGDVLDERGFVWARTLKEAGLWGRGSAYFSKEVGVTAHNTFINILGETGWVSLLIFIAFLILISIASFKYAISEIDDQYKYLPLLLLICFLFSSIGENMLFKVSMIAMFFSMGSIIDFRKKLVNKEKEHGNPIDRKIQGLMLNVKE; from the coding sequence GTGAAAAAATTTACTCTGTATTTTTTTGTTCTTTTTTTGTTTAGCTCGTTGTACTTAACCGAAAAATTTAATTCTCTTGGAAGTATCGCAATATCCATTGTAATCTGCATCATCTTCCCGTTTGTCATTATGTCCAAGAAAGAAAAAATAAAAGTTCACTCATCAAGCTTGTTTTTAATCTACGGATTTTTAACGGCGTGTGGGATTTCATCCTTATACAACGCGGACATTAAGATAATGCTTAATGCAGGAATTTTTTTCTTGCTGTATCTTTCCTCGATGTCTGTTGTTCCGTCATATGAAAAAGTTGATATAAATAAAACTATTTTTAATTCTATTCTTATAAGCCAACTCCCCATTATAATACTTCCTATTATTATAAGTGGGGTTAACACTATTCCTTATCGAGGTATATTTTATAACCCAAACTCTTTCGGTTCGGTTGTATCTGTTGTATTCGTGACTCTACTTTCGATAGTTATTTCTAAAATCGAAAGGATCATAACAAAAAGGACGGATAAAAGGGGTAAAAGGAATTTGGTTTTCCACCTTCTGAGCATGTTTTTGCTTTTCTTTTTGGTGATACTTTCTGGGAGTAGAACAAGTACGTTGGCAGCGGGGCTGTCTGTAATAGCAGGGGCCCTATTTTTAACTTTACGCCTAATAAAGGCGAGAAAATTTTGGTCTTCATTAATTAAAACAACTTTCTTCTCATTTTTAGGAGCTGTCGTTTTGTACTTCTTAGCTAGATTCACGCCCTTTTACAATTATCTCTATTTAAACATTCTGTATAAGTTTGAACGAAAGTCGATGCATGGAGATGTATTAGACGAAAGAGGCTTTGTGTGGGCTAGGACATTAAAGGAAGCTGGATTATGGGGGAGAGGCAGTGCTTACTTCTCAAAAGAGGTAGGCGTAACAGCTCACAATACTTTCATCAATATTTTAGGAGAGACTGGTTGGGTATCTTTATTGATTTTTATTGCTTTCTTAATACTTATCAGCATAGCTTCTTTTAAATACGCAATTAGCGAAATTGATGACCAGTATAAGTATCTCCCATTACTATTGCTTATATGTTTTTTGTTTTCGTCCATTGGTGAAAACATGTTATTTAAAGTAAGCATGATAGCGATGTTCTTTAGCATGGGGTCGATCATTGATTTTAGAAAGAAGTTAGTTAATAAGGAAAAAGAACACGGAAATCCGATTGACCGAAAAATACAAGGATTAATGTTAAATGTCAAGGAATAG
- a CDS encoding transglycosylase SLT domain-containing protein: MSEDWLQPTLELVARESSFNANAKNSKSSAAGLFQFLDMTRANYGGNKVDWSDPYQQAVAGLKYIKDRYSNPIKALQYWDKNGHY; encoded by the coding sequence TTGTCCGAAGATTGGCTGCAACCTACACTGGAACTAGTAGCACGGGAGTCCAGTTTTAACGCTAATGCGAAGAATAGCAAGTCTTCTGCAGCAGGGTTATTTCAGTTTCTTGATATGACCCGGGCCAATTACGGAGGAAATAAAGTTGACTGGAGCGACCCTTACCAGCAGGCAGTTGCCGGTCTGAAATACATTAAAGACCGTTATTCCAATCCCATTAAGGCGCTTCAATACTGGGATAAGAACGGACACTACTAG
- a CDS encoding N-acetylmuramoyl-L-alanine amidase family protein — translation MEKILIAVDDGHGMYTAGKRTPLFEDGTYMKENEFNRAVVDKLIVHLKRNCFDVLHVSAGDTDVPLKRRTDLANNTIPNGFGRKADAMVSVHANALGIAWNSKAKGIEIFYRSGYKAGKKLAQDIQEYLVKGTPLINRGLKTSNLHITRESDMPAALVEGAFMDNPEEALLLESDAYRSECAEEIARGLCQFFGRTYVEVPPAAAPLPDGAYPVNVVVGGNEFDGLIIDGRSWSPARDVITALGIKTWMFEKKSISINGTAVETKIINGIGYIKSVDLQTIEVAKVFLEPDAVNTKRVIIYPKEVIINE, via the coding sequence ATGGAGAAGATACTGATAGCAGTAGATGACGGCCACGGAATGTACACGGCAGGGAAGCGTACACCACTATTTGAAGATGGTACTTATATGAAGGAAAACGAATTTAACCGTGCCGTGGTAGATAAGCTTATTGTCCATCTGAAGCGCAATTGTTTTGATGTGCTGCATGTGTCGGCCGGAGATACGGACGTTCCACTAAAGAGACGTACAGACCTGGCGAACAATACCATTCCCAACGGATTCGGCCGCAAGGCTGATGCTATGGTATCCGTCCATGCCAACGCACTGGGCATCGCCTGGAATAGCAAGGCAAAGGGAATCGAAATATTCTACCGTTCTGGATACAAGGCAGGCAAAAAGCTTGCTCAGGATATTCAGGAGTACCTTGTCAAAGGCACGCCGCTCATTAACCGCGGCCTGAAGACATCCAACCTTCATATTACCCGGGAATCTGACATGCCGGCCGCGTTGGTAGAAGGAGCGTTTATGGATAATCCAGAGGAAGCACTGTTGCTTGAATCTGATGCATACCGCTCCGAATGCGCTGAAGAGATCGCCCGCGGACTGTGCCAATTCTTCGGCCGCACATACGTAGAGGTTCCTCCGGCTGCAGCTCCGCTTCCAGACGGGGCATATCCGGTTAACGTTGTAGTCGGCGGCAATGAATTTGACGGACTGATTATCGACGGACGTAGTTGGTCTCCGGCCCGTGATGTTATAACAGCACTCGGTATTAAAACTTGGATGTTCGAGAAAAAGTCAATTTCAATCAACGGTACGGCCGTAGAAACGAAGATCATCAACGGTATTGGTTACATCAAGTCAGTTGATCTGCAAACAATCGAAGTCGCCAAAGTATTCCTGGAACCTGATGCTGTGAATACCAAACGCGTAATCATTTACCCCAAGGAGGTAATTATAAATGAATGA
- a CDS encoding holin, with the protein MNDMLTQVMAFSSALSVFVLAFLQLVKATVSLPKNFVPIIGLAIGIALGWSTHIFTDLHLVPRLWAGAIAGLSSTGLFELVKNNPGKTK; encoded by the coding sequence ATGAATGATATGTTAACCCAAGTGATGGCATTTTCGTCTGCTCTGTCTGTATTTGTCCTGGCGTTCCTGCAACTGGTTAAGGCTACGGTTAGCCTGCCAAAGAACTTTGTACCGATCATCGGACTTGCGATTGGTATTGCTCTTGGGTGGAGCACGCACATATTTACAGACTTGCATCTTGTACCGCGCTTGTGGGCCGGGGCAATTGCCGGCCTTAGCTCAACTGGACTTTTCGAGCTTGTTAAGAATAACCCGGGAAAAACCAAATGA
- a CDS encoding S1 family peptidase — translation MKKLIFLLLITVMFATPVYAYKYNEPHTFKNQIESAKQKTVAITATSFKDNWVRSGTGAFLSNGMILTANHVTEGAEDITVETYEGKRYNAEIVKEDAQHDLTLIRIAVPHDGFRIASSNLNRGDSIMTIGQPADLEEWSFSEGKVLEPEQPCRLNDHYFKMVYADNQVLPGNSGGPLINSNGELVGIVRYMNPENSYSFSITLDDIKEFIMPISYLYLDVAYN, via the coding sequence ATGAAGAAACTTATTTTCCTACTATTGATAACAGTTATGTTCGCCACTCCGGTATACGCCTATAAATACAACGAACCTCATACATTCAAAAATCAGATTGAATCTGCCAAACAAAAAACCGTTGCGATTACAGCCACAAGCTTTAAAGATAACTGGGTGCGCTCTGGAACAGGTGCGTTCCTCAGTAACGGAATGATCTTAACAGCCAATCATGTGACCGAAGGAGCAGAAGATATCACCGTTGAGACATACGAAGGCAAGAGATATAACGCAGAAATCGTCAAAGAAGATGCACAGCATGACCTTACCTTAATACGCATTGCTGTGCCGCATGATGGATTTCGGATCGCATCAAGTAATTTAAACCGTGGAGACTCCATCATGACCATAGGCCAGCCTGCAGACTTAGAAGAGTGGAGCTTCAGCGAAGGTAAAGTTCTCGAACCTGAACAGCCTTGCCGGTTGAATGACCATTACTTCAAAATGGTGTACGCCGACAACCAAGTGTTACCCGGTAACAGTGGGGGCCCTTTGATCAACAGTAACGGCGAACTTGTCGGAATTGTGAGATACATGAATCCAGAGAACAGTTATAGCTTTTCAATTACGCTGGATGACATTAAAGAGTTTATTATGCCGATCAGTTACCTGTACTTGGATGTGGCATACAATTGA